From Burkholderia savannae, a single genomic window includes:
- a CDS encoding helix-turn-helix domain-containing protein, which produces MIAVRAAARDDAAKRPATRCSNCAMRSVCMPADLTVNEFAKLDALICSTRQVKRGDTLFRTHDTFQSIYAVRTGSFKTVVMHRDGQEHVTGFQIVGETMGLDGVCAGRHNSDAVALEDSTVCIIPFAQLEVVCRDVKPMQHHVHRLMSSEIVRESSQMMLLGTMTADQRVAAFLLNISERFQKRGYSAAEFNLRMTREEIGCYLGMKLETVSRMLSKFQRDKLIAPRGKQIRIIDPVGLARV; this is translated from the coding sequence ATGATAGCGGTGCGTGCGGCCGCGCGTGACGACGCGGCCAAGCGTCCGGCCACGCGCTGCTCGAACTGCGCGATGCGCAGCGTCTGCATGCCCGCCGACCTGACCGTCAACGAATTCGCGAAGCTCGACGCGCTGATCTGCTCGACGCGTCAGGTCAAGCGCGGCGACACGCTGTTCCGCACGCACGACACATTCCAGAGCATCTACGCGGTGCGCACCGGCTCGTTCAAGACGGTCGTCATGCATCGCGACGGCCAGGAGCACGTGACGGGCTTCCAGATCGTCGGCGAGACGATGGGCCTCGACGGCGTGTGCGCCGGCCGCCACAACAGCGATGCGGTCGCGCTCGAGGACAGCACCGTCTGCATCATTCCGTTCGCGCAGCTCGAAGTCGTGTGCCGCGACGTGAAGCCGATGCAGCATCACGTGCATCGCCTGATGAGCAGCGAGATCGTCCGCGAGTCGAGCCAGATGATGCTGCTCGGCACGATGACGGCCGACCAGCGCGTCGCCGCGTTCCTGCTCAACATCTCCGAGCGTTTCCAGAAGCGCGGCTACTCGGCCGCGGAATTCAACCTGCGGATGACGCGCGAGGAAATCGGCTGCTATCTGGGAATGAAGCTCGAGACCGTCAGCCGGATGTTGTCGAAGTTCCAGCGCGACAAGCTGATCGCGCCGCGCGGCAAGCAGATTCGCATCATCGATCCGGTCGGCCTCGCGCGCGTGTGA
- a CDS encoding response regulator, protein MDARESTPPLRVFLADYAAPVRDRLTSLFETILGVEVVGEAEDAPAALAGILETGADVAVIELRLTGGSGLELISALTRAAPKVVKIVLTNLSGPAFRAACSDAGADFFFDKTADVDAACRTVRTLASARRPHAAE, encoded by the coding sequence ATGGATGCACGCGAGTCAACTCCTCCGCTGAGAGTCTTTCTCGCCGACTACGCGGCCCCGGTCAGAGATCGCCTTACGTCGCTGTTCGAGACGATCCTCGGGGTCGAGGTGGTCGGCGAGGCCGAGGACGCTCCGGCCGCGCTCGCGGGCATTCTCGAAACGGGCGCCGACGTCGCCGTCATCGAGCTGAGACTGACGGGCGGCAGCGGACTCGAGTTGATTTCGGCGCTGACGCGCGCCGCTCCGAAGGTGGTCAAGATCGTGCTGACCAACCTGTCCGGACCGGCATTTCGCGCGGCATGCAGCGACGCGGGAGCGGATTTCTTCTTCGACAAGACCGCCGACGTCGACGCCGCCTGCCGCACCGTGAGGACCCTGGCCAGCGCGCGTCGACCGCACGCAGCCGAATGA